A stretch of Henckelia pumila isolate YLH828 chromosome 4, ASM3356847v2, whole genome shotgun sequence DNA encodes these proteins:
- the LOC140863437 gene encoding putative late blight resistance protein homolog R1A-3 has translation MSEFERIIMEDGLADLSAYDAVASLLQLLDLLLFCNDDEWEMFDTPFNDRDIQSIYYQVERLESWLADSDLKTLPSSLGVRIAHAACETRIFIISEVYRYNKRLNLFGQATTSAVIADQSTSTVLNSLLRISLKKEHFVLYDVVVSLLNDLELILSSRWHTHHSKQHFREGDIQIMYDNLSIMDSLLIDSTGQGYCKKLMSSVENWIRFVAYRGRHYIDSWPESFIEKHPTGSFPDSSEIIYDHRQLRELARSMEYINLELIDFTEKQPTGSFPPTSKHIFELQGTTSADGATQVSCRNLHKLTKSIEFVNNLLKRIRDGRDIIQTSTQSLQGTISTGQVLSRMPNERERVKMVGFEHDLWVMLDRLTGHPPKLQVLAVVGMGGIGKTTFTQSLYDDPLVRYHFHICAWFTISQQYKVKQVLIGLLRCLTNPTTEIYERSKEELKHMLYQSLKGKKYLIVLDDIWDKQAWNDLKRIFPNDGNGSRIMLTTRLIDVAEFASPDTQPHCLPRLSPDESWELLCSKIPLCPPELEPTGKQIACKCQGLPLAIVVIAGLLSKMNTTPEAWKDVAKSVSSLVMDEQKQFQNILALSYNHLPEHLKPCFLYIGTFPEDSKIPAKKLIWLWIGEGFIRPKNLKSLEEVAENYLEDLIGRSLVQVNRRRYDGMFKTCFIHDMLRDLCLRESHKQHFCLVFHKDLKSMTKEDKDKFMRKCRRVCFHSNTLDITTISLLNDVRSFLWFKTMTSVDLKSYSFMNLKRVKVLDIIDGHLEELPSNFVWILANSRYLALSFRESIDRSIFSSTFHNLQILIVEGEWNGQLPNEFWTMSELRHFYLKRSFLSYWPDESRPNIMQLASAAESPQALIYPVQYEEHSIKVMPNLQSLTTIRPISCTKAAFLSMPNLKKLGVYENEEDCGFRGWFKNLVHLQELQTLKYAFHDPFFGQKPERLPSQNFILAELIKLTISGTAFPWEDMLKLFALPKLEVLKLKNYAFFGPTWALKPEAGGFPCLKYLLIGSTNLQSWEVADDTNHFPKLEHLVMMNCRRLKEIPYGIFVAPLLERIELHNCSETTVDAAEQLQQELLDNGNDCLVLHITPYRRQR, from the exons ATGTCTGAATTTGAAAGAATAATTATGGAAGATGGTCTGGCGGATTTGTCGGCGTACGATGCGGTGGCGTCGCTGTTGCAGCTTCTGGATCTCTTATTGTTCTGCAATGATGATGAATGGGAAATGTTTGATACTCCTTTTAACGATCGTGATATTCAATCAATCTACTACCAAGTGGAGCGGTTGGAGTCTTGGCTCGCTGATTCTGATCTCAAAACACTGCCAAGCAGTTTGGGGGTTCGGATTGCTCATGCGGCTTGCGAAACTCGAATCTTCATTATTTCAGAG GTTTACAGATATAATAAACGGCTGAATTTATTCGGACAAGCTACGACGAGTGCTGTTATAGCAG ATCAATCCACCAGTACTGTCCTAAATTCGTTGCTTAGAATCTCGTTGAAAAAGGAACATTTTGTCTTGTATGATGTGGTGGTCTCCCTGTTGAATGATCTCGAGCTGATATTGAGTTCCCGCTGGCATACACACCACTCCAAGCAGCACTTTAGGGAAGGAGACATCCAGATTATGTACGATAACCTCAGTATAATGGACTCCTTGCTCATTGATTCCACGGGACAAGGTTATTGCAAAAAATTGATGAGCAGTGTGGAGAACTGGATCCGTTTCGTGGCATACAGAGGTCGACATTACATTGATTCATGG CCAGAGAGTTTTATTGAAAAACATCCAACTGGTTCTTTCCCTGATTCTTCTGAAATCATATATGATCATCGCCAGTTGCGTGAACTAGCTCGGAGTATGGAGTACATCAATCTGGAATTGATAGATTTTACTGAAAAACAACCAACTGGTTCTTTCCCTCCAACTTCTAAGCACATATTTGAACTACAGGGGACAACATCTGCTG ATGGAGCCACCCAAGTTTCTTGCCGAAATTTGCATAAGTTAACAAAAAGTATTGAGTTTGTCAACAACCTATTGAAAAGGATTCGTGATGGCAGAGATATCATTCAAACATCAACCCAAAGTTTGCAAGGCACAATATCTACAG GTCAGGTCTTATCCAGAATGCCAAACGAAAGGGAAAGGGTCAAAATGGTGGGCTTTGAACATGATTTATGGGTTATGTTGGACCGTCTCACTGGACACCCGCCAAAACTCCAAGTTCTCGCAGTCGTTGGGATGGGTGGGATCGGCAAGACAACTTTCACTCAAAGTTTATATGATGATCCTCTTGTCAGGTACCACTTCCATATTTGTGCATGGTTCACTATATCTCAGCAATACAAGGTGAAACAAGTGTTGATAGGCCTTTTACGCTGTCTCACCAATCCTACGACGGAGATTTATGAAAGAAGCAAAGAAGAGTTGAAACATATGCTTTACCAAAGTTTAAAGGGAAAGAAATATCTGATTGTACTAGATGACATTTGGGATAAGCAAGCTTGGAATGATTTGAAGAGAATTTTTCCAAATGATGGAAATGGAAGTCGAATTATGCTGACCACTCGACTTATAGATGTGGCTGAATTTGCAAGTCCGGATACTCAACCCCATTGCTTGCCTCGTTTGAGCCCAGATGAAAGTTGGGAACTACTTTGTTCCAAAATCCCGTTGTGCCCTCCTGAATTAGAGCCAACTGGGAAGCAAATAGCATGCAAGTGCCAAGGACTACCTCTTGCAATAGTTGTAATAGCAGGTCTATTATCAAAGATGAACACGACACCGGAAGCATGGAAAGATGTTGCAAAAAGTGTAAGTTCACTTGTAATGGACGAACAAAAGCAATTCCAAAACATACTTGCTTTAAGTTATAATCATTTGCCCGAGCATCTGAAACCTTGTTTCCTTTATATTGGAACTTTTCCGGAAGACTCAAAGATTCCCGCTAAGAAATTGATATGGTTATGGATCGGGGAGGGATTTATCCGACCTAAAAACCTAAAGAGCTTGGAAGAAGTTGCGGAGAATTATTTGGAGGACCTTATTGGCAGAAGTCTCGTTCAGGTGAACAGAAGAAGGTATGATGGTATGTTTAAGACATGCTTCATCCATGATATGTTGAGAGATCTTTGCTTGAGAGAATCCCATAAACAACACTTTTGTCTGGTATTTCACAAGGATTTGAAATCGATGACAAAAGAGGACAAGGATAAATTTATGAGAAAATGTCGACGTGTCTGTTTCCACTCTAACACCCTGGATATTACCACCATTTCTTTGTTGAACGATGTTCGTTCTTTCCTGTGGTTTAAAACTATGACATCAGTAGATCTTAAAAGTTACTCATTTATGAATCTTAAACGAGTAAAAGTGTTGGACATTATTGATGGACATCTTGAAGAGCTTCCAAGTAATTTTGTATGGATACTTGCTAATTCAAGATACCTGGCGCTTTCCTTCCGAGAGTCCATTGATAGATCCATATTTAGTTCAACATTTCACAATTTACAGATCTTAATTGTGGAGGGTGAGTGGAATGGTCAGTTGCCGAATGAATTCTGGACTATGTCGGAGTTGAGACATTTTTATTTGAAGAGAAGTTTTTTATCCTATTGGCCTGACGAATCTAGACCAAATATAATGCAGTTGGCTTCAGCAGCAGAATCCCCTCAAGCTTTGATTTATCCAGTGCAATATGAAGAACATTCAATAAAAGTTATGCCGAATCTACAATCACTTACCACAATACGTCCTATAAGTTGCACCAAGGCAGCCTTTCTGTCGATGCCTAATTTGAAGAAGTTGGGTGTTTACGAAAATGAGGAGGACTGCGGATTCCGCGGGTGGTTCAAAAATCTTGTCCATCTTCAAGAACTCCAGACTTTGAAGTACGCCTTTCATGACCCATTTTTTGGGCAGAAACCGGAGCGCCTTCCATCACAGAATTTCATTCTTGCGGAGCTGATTAAGTTGACAATCAGTGGCACCGCTTTTCCATGGGAAGATATGCTGAAGCTCTTTGCATTACCCAAATTGGAGGTGCTCAAGCTTAAAAATTATGCATTCTTTGGACCTACTTGGGCACTAAAACCAGAAGCCGGTGGTTTTCCTTGTCTTAAATATCTTTTGATTGGCTCTACGAATTTACAATCGTGGGAGGTCGCCGATGACACTAATCATTTTCCTAAACTTGAGCACCTTGTCATGATGAATTGCCGACGGCTAAAAGAGATCCCTTACGGCATTTTTGTAGCACCTCTACTGGAGAGAATTGAATTGCATAATTGTAGTGAAACCACTGTTGATGCAGCTGAGCAATTACAGCAGGAGCTACTGGACAATGGCAACGATTGTCTCGTGTTACATATTACGCCTTATCGTAGACAAAg GTGA